The sequence TCGGCTAGTTGTTTCATCTCTTGGCAGGCCAGATGACAACGAGTCTCGCCAATGAGTGGCAGGGTGAGTAGCCAGGCGGCTCTGAGTTTTTTGGCGGTCAAGCGGATGGAGTGAGTCTCTTCCTCATCAAGTGGCAGTTTTGAGTGGAGTCGTTCCAGCCAGAAGTTCAATTCAGTCATGGCCCAGTCAGCCAAGTTCTCATGATGAAGGGGCAGAGCCATAGAGCATATTAGTACAAATCTTGCCTGGAGCAAAAGATTCTGTCGTCTTGCTACGCCACTTTTTGTGTGGCGATTTTTGATTGGCTGTTAGGGGGGCTGAGATGCTAGTAGATGGGAGTGGACGCAATCAGGATAAGGGGTGCGAGGCAGCACAATCTGAAGAATGTGGATGTAGACATCCCCAGAAGGAAGCTTGTGGTCATCACAGGGCCCAGTGGTTGTGGTAAAAGTAGCCTCGCCTTTCACACCCTGTATGCGGAGGGGCAGCGTCGCTATGTCGAGAGCTTGAGCGCCTATGCGCGACAGTTTTTGGAGCAGCTGGAGAAACCCGATGTCGACCGTATTGAGGGATTGAGTCCGGCAATCGCTATCGAGCAGAAAGCCGGAGGGGTGAACCCGCGCTCTACGATTTCCACGGTGACGGAAATCTACGATTTTTTGCGGATCCTCTATGCCGCGGCAGGGGTGCCTCATGATCCTGAGACAGGTGAGAAACTGCAGAAGATGACTTCCTCAGATATTGTGGGGAGCCTGATGAAGCAGGCAGAGGGAACCAAGGTGATTTTGCTGGCACCAGTACCCATCGAGGAGGTTGGAGATGTTTCAAGATTGCTGGGTGATATGCAGCGCCAGGGATTTGTCAGGATACGTGTGAATGGGGAGATCCTGGATGCGGAAGATGCTTTGTCCCAGTGGCCGGAATATGCCGAGAGTGTGGAAATCGTAATCGACCGTCTGGTGATTCGTGAGGGAGTTGAGAGCCGGATGGCGGATAGTGTGGAGACGGCTCTGCGCATCTGTGGCCAGGAGGCACGGGCTCTGGTGATGGGCAGGGAGGATGAGGATTGGCGGGATCTGCATTTCCTGACGAGTTACAGGAATCCGAGGACCGGTTTTGAAATCGGTGCGCTGACGCCGAAACACTTTTCATTCAATTCTCATACCGGGGCGTGTGCCGTCTGTCATGGCTTGGGGACTGAGCTTTTCTGTGACAAGAATCTCTTGGTGCCGGACTGGAGCAAAAGTCTCAATCAAGGATGCCTGAAGATTTGGGGCGGTAGCAAAAAAAAGAAAGGATGGGTTGAGAGGCAGGTGGATGCTCTTGCGGAGTATTTCAAAGTCGATAGAGATGCACCTTTCTCTGAACTGTCCCAAGAGTTTCACAAGGCCTTGTTTTACGGATTAGGAGAAGAGAAGGTGACTGTGCTCTGGGAGAGGGATGGTCAGGAAATTCCTTGGCAGAAAGAGTTTGAGGGGCTGTGTCGCAATGTGGAGCGTCTCTACCGCGAGACGACTAGCGATGGTGTAAAGAAAAGCATGGGTAAGTACATGACCTCTCGTGAGTGCAAAGTCTGCGGAGGAAGGCGCCTGAAGCCAGAAGTGCTGGCCGTGAAGCTCGATTCCCAAAGCGGGAGTCTGGGGATTCAGGAGTTTTGTGCGCTGGCGGTAGAAGAGGCTGTGGAATGGATGGCTGGTGTTCTTTTGCCGGAAGATAAGCGCGAGGTCTGTGATGGTCTGGCCAAAGAAGTCCTGAAGCGTCTGAGTTTCCTGCAGGAGGTTGGATTGGGTTATCTGACACTGGACAGGCGAAGTGGCACTTTAAGCGGAGGAGAGGCTCAGCGCATTCGTCTCGCCACGCAGATTGGTGCTGGTCTGGCAGGTGTCATCTATGTGCTGGATGAGCCGAGTATTGGACTTCACCAGGAAGACAATGCGAGGCTGATCAAGGCCCTGAAGCATTTGAGGGATGTGGGGAACACTGTCGTAGTCGTGGAGCATGATGAGGAAACCATCCGGGAGGCGGACTGGTTGATCGATATGGGCCCTCATGCCGGTGAGCGTGGCGGGAGAATTCTCGCAGAGGGCACCCCTGAAGAGGTGATGCAGGTCTCTGAGAGTGCCACTGGTCGCTGGTTGAGTGGCGTGCATCACCCTGAGCAGAATAGCATGCAGCCCAATCCCAGAGATGGGGAGCTTGTCGTCAGAGGGGCCAGTGAGAATAATTTGCAGGGCATTGATGTGATTTTCCCTCTGAAGCGCATGGTTTGTGTCACTGGTCCGAGTGGCAGCGGGAAATCGACCTTGGTTGATAGTATACTTCGGAGAGCATTGGCCCGGCATTTTACACATGCCAAAGCTGTGCCGGGTAAGCATGTGGCGATCGAGGGAATGGACCTCACTGAGAAAATGGTCGTCGTGGATCAGAGTCCACTGGGCAAAAGCCCCCGGAGCAACGCTGCCACTTACACCGGTGCTCTGGATATTATCAGAAACTTATTTGCGCAGCTGCCGCTTTCACGTCAACGAGGCTACAAGGCCGGTCGCTTCAGTTTCAATGTGCGTGGAGGCCGTTGTGAAAAGTGTCTCGGTGACGGCTCGATCAAAATCGACATGCATTTTCTCACGGACGCCTATGTGCGCTGCGATGCCTGCCACGGCAAGCGCTATAATCGTGAAACCCTGGAAGTAACTTATAAAGGGCGAAACATGGCAGATGTCTTGGAGATGACTGCTGAAGAGGCTCAGGAGTTTTTCTCAGCTGTCCCCAAGCTGGATGCCATACTAGTCGCTATGTGTGATGTCGGGCTGGGATATTTGCAACTCGGGCAGGCTGCCAATACCTTGAGTGGGGGAGAAGCGCAGAGAGTCAAACTCGCAGCCGAACTGGCCAAGCCGAGCCTGGGGAACACACTGTATCTTTTGGATGAGCCTACCACTGGTCTGCATTTCGAGGATGTTCTGGTCTTGCTCAGGGCACTCAGAAAATTGAGAGATGTGGGTAACTCCCTAGTCATTGTTGAGCATAACTTGGATGTGATTCGCGCTGCCGACTGGGTCATCGACCTGGGGCCAGGTGGAGGTAGGCACGGTGGTCAGCTAGTCGCCGAGGGGAGTCCTGAGCAGCTGGCAGGCATTGAGAAATCAGCAACTGGACGCTGGCTCAGAGATATGTTGAAATGAGTAGGTTGCATTTTCCCGAGATGCATCCATGATGTTTTCATGAGTATTTTTTCATGGTTATCCCATTCTGGTGGAAGACTTCATGGAAAATTTTTCATGAGTTAAACAAAAACTCCCCAACATGCCGCTCATATGAGTGAGAACGAACCGTTTATGACTAGCGCGACAGCGACAGCCCAGAATACAGCAAATGAGCTGTCCTGGGGAGCCTGGCTTACTGAGCATGGCTCCAAGTTGCTGCTGTTTGCTCGTCAGCAGACGCGTTCGCTCGCAGATGCGGAGGACGTGCTCCAAGACTCGCTTGTGAAACTGGCCGGTAAAGTAGCTGATGGCACTTTCGACGGCGGGCAGGCAGCCTGGCTTCCTTATCTCTATACCACCATCCGCCGTTGTGCGATTGACCTAGGACGGAAAGACGACAGGCGATCCAAACGTGAGGAAAAGGTGGAGATCGAAAAGCACCGGGAAACCGGTGGAAAAACAGACCCCTGGTTCGAGAGTGACGCAGCAGATGATGAAATGCGCGGTTACCTTGAGATGGGTCTCAAAGAATTACCTCAGAAATTTGCAGAAGTGATCGTGATGAAAGTTTGGGGCGACAGGACATTCGCTGAAATCGGCGAAGCCCTTGACATTTCTCAGAACACAGCAGCATCAAGATACAGATATGGTCTGGAGGCATTGCGTAAGCATTTGGCCGGTGCCCGCAGATCAGGAGACATTTCCATATAAGAAAGGCAATACCGTGAATAACGACACAATGGACAACGAACTACGTGATCTGGAGAACCAGCTAGGCAGGTTATCCCCGATGGCAATGCCAGAGGACATGTTGGCTCGCATGGAGCAAGCTATGGATCGCTGGCGTGAGCATACTCCTGTGGAGGAAAAAATCGTGCAGTTCCAGAGTCAGAGCGCAGATCAGAAATCCAGTAAGTTTTACATCTGGGCGTCTGCAGCAGCTATCGCTCTGATTGGTGCCGTAAGTACTGTGCTAATGGCTCCTGATAATGCGAACCCTGGGGCTTCTGCCGTGGCGCAGAATACCGCTGGTGAGGTAGAGCAAAGTGTTACTCCGCTTAGCCAACAAGCAAACATTGTACCGGTAGCGAATACGCCTCAGTTTGACACCAAGATTACGGATGAGCCGAGCTATTCGATCACCTATGATGCGGAAGGTAGGCCTCACAGACTCGTTAAAGTACGCTTCGAAGATGAAATTACTCTCTATGATGACAAGGGTCGTCCTGTGAAGGTGAAGAAGCCTCGTATAGAGTACTATCTTGTTCCGGTTCAGGTTCGATAAGCTTTTCTACTTATTAGAGTTGCGATTTTATTTTCTGTGAAAAAATAGACAAAGTAAATACTCTAACACGCTATGTGTATGAAGTCTGAAAGATATGTAAATGGCTTCGCTAAGTTTAAGTTAATAGTTGTATGAAACAAATACTCACACTTACAGGAATGACAGGACTGGCGCTGTCTTCATCGCTGTTTGCGATTGAAAGGCCTACTCCTGTGGAAGCCCCCAAAGAGAGTGG is a genomic window of Rubritalea squalenifaciens DSM 18772 containing:
- the uvrA gene encoding excinuclease ABC subunit UvrA, translated to MGVDAIRIRGARQHNLKNVDVDIPRRKLVVITGPSGCGKSSLAFHTLYAEGQRRYVESLSAYARQFLEQLEKPDVDRIEGLSPAIAIEQKAGGVNPRSTISTVTEIYDFLRILYAAAGVPHDPETGEKLQKMTSSDIVGSLMKQAEGTKVILLAPVPIEEVGDVSRLLGDMQRQGFVRIRVNGEILDAEDALSQWPEYAESVEIVIDRLVIREGVESRMADSVETALRICGQEARALVMGREDEDWRDLHFLTSYRNPRTGFEIGALTPKHFSFNSHTGACAVCHGLGTELFCDKNLLVPDWSKSLNQGCLKIWGGSKKKKGWVERQVDALAEYFKVDRDAPFSELSQEFHKALFYGLGEEKVTVLWERDGQEIPWQKEFEGLCRNVERLYRETTSDGVKKSMGKYMTSRECKVCGGRRLKPEVLAVKLDSQSGSLGIQEFCALAVEEAVEWMAGVLLPEDKREVCDGLAKEVLKRLSFLQEVGLGYLTLDRRSGTLSGGEAQRIRLATQIGAGLAGVIYVLDEPSIGLHQEDNARLIKALKHLRDVGNTVVVVEHDEETIREADWLIDMGPHAGERGGRILAEGTPEEVMQVSESATGRWLSGVHHPEQNSMQPNPRDGELVVRGASENNLQGIDVIFPLKRMVCVTGPSGSGKSTLVDSILRRALARHFTHAKAVPGKHVAIEGMDLTEKMVVVDQSPLGKSPRSNAATYTGALDIIRNLFAQLPLSRQRGYKAGRFSFNVRGGRCEKCLGDGSIKIDMHFLTDAYVRCDACHGKRYNRETLEVTYKGRNMADVLEMTAEEAQEFFSAVPKLDAILVAMCDVGLGYLQLGQAANTLSGGEAQRVKLAAELAKPSLGNTLYLLDEPTTGLHFEDVLVLLRALRKLRDVGNSLVIVEHNLDVIRAADWVIDLGPGGGRHGGQLVAEGSPEQLAGIEKSATGRWLRDMLK
- a CDS encoding RNA polymerase sigma factor; this encodes MSENEPFMTSATATAQNTANELSWGAWLTEHGSKLLLFARQQTRSLADAEDVLQDSLVKLAGKVADGTFDGGQAAWLPYLYTTIRRCAIDLGRKDDRRSKREEKVEIEKHRETGGKTDPWFESDAADDEMRGYLEMGLKELPQKFAEVIVMKVWGDRTFAEIGEALDISQNTAASRYRYGLEALRKHLAGARRSGDISI